The genomic DNA AACAACAAACGATTTTACAACAGCATGAAGTGGCGTTGATTACGATCGATATCGATCACTTCAAGCATGTCAATGATACGTTCGGTCACGAAGCCGGTGACGAGGTGTTACGTCAATTCGCCTCCCGTTTACGGGACGGAGTGACGGACGCCGGTTTCATCTCCCGCAACGGCGGCGAGGAATTTTCCGTTCTCGTCGAACAGTTGACAGAGCCAAAAGTCTTGGCGCTGGCGGAACAGTTACGGGAACGGATTGCGACGACCCCGTTTCAGTTAACGAACGGTGCTCAGTTGCCGTTGACCGCTTCGTTCGGTGTCGCCCATTTTCCAAAATCGACATCAGAAATTCAACAACTGGTCACGGATGCGGACTTAACACTGTATCATTCCAAACAAAACGGGCGGAACCAGGTCACACTTTTTGCACGGGAACTCGAAGTAGCGGTTACCCGCACTGTCGATTAGGGATGGACGAATCCGGAGAAATCGGCTACGTTTGATGGTGAGGAAGGTGATTGATCATGAAATTAACAAAAGGACCTTACATTATCATCGGTCTGCTACTCGGACTGCTCTTCGGCTTCATCGGGGATAATTTTTACCTGTATGTCTCCGCCGGAATTTTAGTCGGAGCGATGCTCGAAGGGTATGTTGCCTGGCAACAACGAAAAGAACGAAACAAATCCAATCATTCTTAAGGAGGTACTACGATGGGCTTCAGTGAACTGTTTGTCTCGACACTTGCGTATATCGGAGTCGCAACACTTTTACTCGCAATCGGGGTGGTCCTGTTTGAAGTGACGACCAAATCAAAAGAGATGGAGCTGATTCGTCAGGGAAAAAAAGCCGCCGTCTACGCGTTCGGCGGACGGATCCTTGGTCTTGCAATCGTTCTCTACTCAAGTATCACGAACTCGGTCAGCATCCTCGACATGGTCTTATGGGGAGCTTTAGCAATCGTCTTCCAAATCGTCCTGTTTTATTTGGCAGACCTGATCATTCCGCGGATCAGCATGACGAAAGAAATCGATGCCAATAATGAAGCCGTCGGTTTATTATTGCTGTTTCTTTCAATTTCGATCGGTTTGATCATCGCCGGTTCCCTTACATACTAAAAAAAGCGCCAACAATCCGGTCGTGGATTGTCGGCGCTTTTCATTTCTCCAGATCTTCGAGTTCTTTTTGCGAACGGGGATAGCCGTTCGCCTGCCACTCCGCCCGGTAAATCGAATCGAGCTTCGTCAATCCAACTTCATCCGGATCTTTGTCGGCATCTGGACTTGAGTCCTGATCGAGATGC from Exiguobacterium sibiricum 7-3 includes the following:
- a CDS encoding DUF350 domain-containing protein; this encodes MGFSELFVSTLAYIGVATLLLAIGVVLFEVTTKSKEMELIRQGKKAAVYAFGGRILGLAIVLYSSITNSVSILDMVLWGALAIVFQIVLFYLADLIIPRISMTKEIDANNEAVGLLLLFLSISIGLIIAGSLTY